One window of Flavobacterium ammonificans genomic DNA carries:
- a CDS encoding Rieske (2Fe-2S) protein: protein MKKRVLLIYLSVLFFSCSDNGPVNNNPFLQNVAFSVDINMNLPLYSNLLYPSNAVYVAGRGVKGLIIFNTGSGYNAFDAACPNQTPTACSTLTINGIEAVCPCDNKSYNLFSGQGSLQYPMKQYRVQVNGNVLRVYN from the coding sequence ATGAAAAAACGCGTCTTATTGATCTATCTTTCCGTATTGTTTTTTTCTTGTTCAGATAATGGTCCAGTGAACAATAATCCATTCCTACAAAATGTTGCGTTTTCTGTAGATATCAATATGAATTTGCCGCTGTATTCTAATCTTTTATATCCTAGTAATGCAGTTTATGTTGCTGGAAGAGGAGTCAAAGGGCTAATTATTTTTAATACTGGCAGTGGCTATAATGCCTTTGACGCAGCTTGCCCAAACCAAACCCCAACAGCTTGTTCTACATTGACAATTAACGGAATTGAAGCTGTTTGCCCGTGTGATAATAAATCTTATAATTTATTTTCTGGACAAGGAAGTTTGCAGTATCCAATGAAACAATACCGTGTACAAGTAAATGGGAATGTGTTGCGAGTTTATAATTAA
- the greA gene encoding transcription elongation factor GreA has translation MSTVSYYTAEGLKKLREELDYLKNVMRPKASQDIADARDKGDLSENAEYDAAKEAQGMLEMRIAKLEEIHSNARLIDETHLDVSKVLVLSKVKIKNQTNGMEMIYTLVAESEADLKTGKISVTSPIGKGLLGKSVGEVAEITVPNGVLKFDILEITRD, from the coding sequence ATGAGCACAGTATCTTATTACACCGCAGAAGGATTAAAAAAATTAAGAGAAGAACTAGATTATTTAAAAAATGTGATGCGCCCAAAAGCATCACAAGATATTGCTGATGCAAGAGATAAAGGAGATTTATCTGAAAATGCCGAATACGATGCAGCCAAAGAAGCGCAAGGTATGCTGGAGATGCGTATTGCCAAATTAGAAGAAATCCATTCTAACGCACGTTTGATAGACGAAACTCATTTAGACGTTTCCAAAGTATTGGTATTGTCTAAAGTAAAAATCAAAAACCAAACTAACGGAATGGAAATGATTTATACTTTGGTTGCTGAAAGCGAAGCCGATTTAAAAACTGGAAAGATTTCCGTAACCTCTCCTATTGGAAAAGGCTTATTAGGAAAATCGGTTGGCGAAGTGGCTGAAATTACGGTTCCTAATGGGGTTTTAAAATTTGATATTTTAGAAATTACCAGAGACTAA
- a CDS encoding HIT family protein — translation MSSIFTKIVNGEIPCYKIAEDANFLAFLDVNPNAKGHTLCIPKQEIDQLFEIDDELYLGLMQFSKKIATALQKTVACKRIGMAAIGLEVPHAHIHLIPLNEMDEMRFQNKVTMSKDEFEALAKEIQSHL, via the coding sequence ATGAGCTCTATTTTTACCAAAATTGTAAACGGAGAAATCCCTTGTTACAAAATTGCAGAAGACGCTAATTTCTTGGCATTTTTGGATGTCAATCCCAATGCAAAAGGACATACGCTATGCATTCCAAAACAAGAAATTGACCAACTTTTTGAAATAGACGATGAATTGTATTTAGGTTTGATGCAATTTTCTAAAAAAATAGCTACAGCCTTGCAAAAAACAGTGGCTTGCAAACGCATAGGAATGGCGGCAATAGGTTTAGAAGTACCTCACGCTCACATTCACCTAATTCCATTGAACGAAATGGATGAAATGCGTTTCCAAAATAAAGTAACAATGAGCAAAGATGAATTTGAGGCTTTAGCCAAAGAAATTCAGAGCCATTTGTAA
- a CDS encoding sensor histidine kinase, translating into MFFSDKRNTTRWFIILASFCIISLILWNTYTFFQIFKNEERLKMNLWAKAQKTLINADENTDVELPLQIFSTNSSIPIILTENNKIINAVNVDDKIIKSKSESANFLANLKNENDPIVIEYAPGKFQELYYGNSALLNKLKYYPIALLLIIVLFAALVYNFYRSTKMATQNKLWAGMAKETAHQIGTPLSSLIGWIELLKAENVAESTTLEIEKDIERLQTITDRFSKIGSEPKLENQDIIAATQATFDYLQSRFSKQVVFSFHAPELPVFVLINPTLHSWTIENLVKNAIDAMKGKGNLDLVIEQEGDSVKIKVSDTGNGILKSQFKKIFEPGFTTKKRGWGLGLSLTKRIVEEYHKGFIKVVLSEIGKGSTIQLSYKKSESV; encoded by the coding sequence ATGTTTTTTTCGGATAAACGCAACACTACGCGCTGGTTCATTATCTTGGCTTCTTTTTGTATTATCTCATTAATACTTTGGAATACCTATACTTTTTTCCAAATATTTAAGAATGAAGAGCGTTTGAAAATGAATCTTTGGGCCAAAGCTCAGAAAACATTGATCAATGCGGATGAAAATACGGATGTGGAATTGCCGCTGCAAATTTTCAGCACCAATTCGTCTATTCCAATTATTTTAACCGAGAATAACAAGATCATTAATGCAGTAAATGTTGATGATAAAATTATCAAAAGCAAATCGGAATCAGCAAATTTTTTAGCGAATCTTAAAAATGAAAATGACCCCATTGTAATTGAATATGCTCCCGGAAAATTTCAGGAGTTGTATTATGGCAATTCGGCTTTATTAAATAAATTAAAATACTACCCAATTGCATTGTTGTTAATTATCGTTTTATTTGCCGCTTTGGTGTATAATTTTTATCGCAGTACCAAGATGGCGACTCAAAACAAACTTTGGGCGGGAATGGCTAAGGAAACTGCCCACCAAATAGGAACGCCTCTTTCGTCTTTGATTGGTTGGATCGAATTATTGAAAGCCGAAAATGTTGCTGAATCCACAACACTGGAAATCGAAAAAGATATTGAGCGTTTGCAAACGATTACGGATCGTTTTTCTAAAATTGGATCAGAACCCAAATTAGAGAATCAAGATATTATCGCAGCTACACAAGCAACCTTTGATTATTTACAATCACGTTTTTCAAAGCAAGTCGTGTTTTCTTTTCACGCGCCTGAGTTGCCTGTTTTTGTTTTGATTAATCCTACTTTGCACAGTTGGACTATTGAGAATTTGGTTAAAAATGCCATTGATGCAATGAAAGGTAAGGGAAATTTAGATTTGGTTATTGAGCAAGAAGGGGATTCGGTAAAAATTAAGGTTTCTGATACTGGAAATGGAATATTAAAAAGCCAATTCAAAAAGATATTTGAACCTGGTTTTACTACCAAAAAAAGAGGTTGGGGTTTAGGGCTTTCTTTGACTAAGCGAATTGTGGAAGAATACCATAAAGGGTTTATTAAAGTAGTTCTGTCCGAAATTGGAAAAGGAAGTACAATACAATTGAGTTATAAAAAAAGCGAATCCGTTTAA
- a CDS encoding DUF3127 domain-containing protein has product MEVTGRVKMIDQTKEVGSGGFKKRDIVVTTDEQYPQHILVQFVQDKCDLLNNYQVGDQVKIDINLRGREWTNQQGETVYFNTIQGWRIGKVQAEAPAAAPQTPPMPAAETFAPATNLNEEEPDDLPF; this is encoded by the coding sequence ATGGAAGTTACAGGAAGAGTAAAAATGATTGACCAAACTAAAGAAGTAGGTTCTGGTGGTTTCAAAAAAAGAGATATTGTTGTTACTACTGACGAACAATACCCGCAACATATTTTGGTGCAATTTGTTCAAGATAAATGTGACTTATTAAACAATTACCAAGTAGGTGACCAAGTAAAAATCGACATCAATCTAAGAGGTCGAGAATGGACCAACCAACAAGGAGAAACCGTTTATTTCAATACTATCCAAGGATGGAGAATTGGAAAAGTACAAGCAGAGGCTCCAGCAGCTGCTCCACAAACTCCTCCAATGCCAGCTGCAGAAACTTTTGCTCCAGCAACTAATTTAAATGAAGAAGAGCCAGACGATTTACCGTTTTAA
- a CDS encoding deoxyguanosinetriphosphate triphosphohydrolase, producing MNWEQLLSLKRQGDKGKRLRVEQDDTRLGFEVDYDRIIFSAAFRSLQDKTQVIPLSKTDFVHTRLTHSLEVSVVGRSLGRLVGKKILEKYPHLKEVHGYHMNDFGAIVAAASLAHDIGNPPFGHSGEKAIGEYFSIGKGQQYKDQLTPKQWQDLIDFEGNANGFSVLTADRPGIEGGLRISFATLGAFMKYPKESLPKKPTKDIADKKYGFFQSDKAFFEEVAADMGLIPNKSGKDIGFERHPLAYLVEAADDICYTIIDFEDGINLGLVQEEYALEYLIKLVKDSIDSAKYSTLNTKEDRISYLRALAIGSLINDAVRVFIENEEAILAGKFPYALTNKSKYKAQMDDIIKLSVNNIYQSREVIEKEIVGYQIIQTLLDKFISAMNNKFNGTASNYDQLILKMLPEKHNVEKENLYDRLLHICHYVSMLTDGNALELFETINGTKK from the coding sequence ATGAACTGGGAACAACTTTTATCATTAAAAAGACAAGGCGACAAAGGCAAAAGATTGCGCGTAGAACAAGACGATACCCGTTTGGGATTTGAAGTAGATTACGACCGTATTATCTTTTCAGCGGCGTTTAGAAGTTTGCAAGATAAAACCCAGGTTATCCCACTTTCTAAAACTGATTTTGTTCACACCCGATTAACGCATAGTTTAGAAGTATCGGTTGTGGGACGTTCTTTAGGCCGATTGGTGGGTAAAAAAATCCTAGAAAAATACCCGCATTTAAAAGAAGTTCACGGCTACCACATGAATGATTTTGGGGCTATTGTTGCCGCTGCTTCATTAGCACACGACATCGGAAATCCACCTTTTGGCCATTCCGGTGAAAAAGCCATAGGTGAATATTTCTCGATTGGAAAAGGACAACAATACAAAGACCAACTCACTCCTAAACAATGGCAAGATTTAATTGATTTTGAAGGCAATGCCAATGGATTTTCAGTTTTGACAGCTGATCGTCCAGGAATAGAAGGAGGTTTGCGAATTTCATTTGCAACCCTAGGTGCTTTTATGAAATACCCAAAAGAAAGTTTACCTAAAAAACCAACCAAAGATATTGCCGATAAAAAATACGGCTTCTTTCAATCAGACAAAGCATTCTTCGAAGAAGTCGCTGCAGACATGGGATTGATTCCAAATAAATCAGGAAAAGATATTGGATTCGAAAGACATCCGCTTGCCTATTTGGTTGAAGCTGCCGATGACATTTGTTATACCATTATTGATTTTGAAGACGGAATCAATTTAGGCTTAGTCCAAGAAGAATATGCTTTAGAATATTTAATTAAACTAGTTAAAGATTCAATTGACAGTGCTAAATACAGCACTTTAAATACAAAAGAAGACCGAATCAGTTACTTGAGAGCATTAGCGATTGGCAGTTTAATTAATGATGCGGTTCGTGTTTTTATTGAAAACGAAGAAGCTATTTTGGCTGGAAAATTTCCGTATGCGCTAACCAACAAAAGCAAGTACAAAGCACAAATGGACGACATCATTAAATTGAGTGTAAATAACATTTATCAAAGTCGCGAAGTCATCGAAAAAGAAATTGTGGGCTACCAAATTATCCAAACCTTATTGGATAAATTCATTTCGGCGATGAACAATAAATTCAATGGAACTGCTTCCAATTACGACCAATTAATTCTAAAAATGTTGCCTGAGAAACACAATGTAGAAAAAGAAAATCTATACGACAGATTGCTACACATTTGTCACTATGTTTCGATGCTTACTGATGGAAATGCCTTGGAATTATTTGAAACGATAAACGGAACAAAGAAATAG
- the tyrS gene encoding tyrosine--tRNA ligase, producing MKNLVEELQWRGLVHDIMPGTEDQLLKEMTTTYIGFDPTSDSLHIGSLVPILLLVHLKNFGHKPIALVGGATGMIGDPSGKSDERNLLDEATLAHNVEGIKAVLSRFLDFNSKDVNAPVLVNNYDWMKDLSFINFARDVGKRITVNYMMAKDSVKKRLSGEGEGMSFTEFTYQLIQGYDFYHLHKEYNCLLQMGGSDQWGNITTGTELVRRMNAEGAKAYAMTCPLITKADGSKFGKSEGGNVWLTADKTSVYKFYQFWLNTTDVDAEKYIKIFTFLDKATIDALIVEHQVAPHLRVLQRKLAEEVTTLVHSKEELEKAIKASNILFGNASAADLKQLDEATFLEVFDGVPQAEIAKNEIEAGLDIVTVLNEKTGFFKSNGEARRALTANSISVNKEKITEEYQLSTNDLINNQFVLLQSGKKNYFIVRVK from the coding sequence ATGAAAAATTTAGTAGAAGAATTACAATGGCGTGGCTTGGTTCATGATATCATGCCGGGAACTGAAGACCAACTTTTGAAAGAAATGACAACGACCTATATTGGATTTGATCCAACTTCAGATTCGTTGCATATTGGTAGTTTGGTTCCGATTTTATTGTTAGTTCATTTGAAAAATTTTGGACATAAACCGATTGCTTTGGTTGGTGGTGCAACAGGTATGATTGGAGATCCATCAGGAAAATCAGACGAAAGAAATTTGTTGGACGAAGCTACGTTGGCACACAATGTAGAAGGCATCAAAGCAGTACTGTCTCGTTTCTTAGATTTTAATTCGAAGGATGTGAATGCCCCTGTTTTAGTTAATAATTACGATTGGATGAAGGATTTATCATTCATCAATTTTGCGCGTGATGTGGGTAAACGTATTACCGTAAACTACATGATGGCAAAAGATTCGGTTAAGAAACGATTGTCTGGAGAAGGCGAAGGAATGTCGTTTACCGAGTTTACTTACCAATTAATTCAAGGATACGATTTTTACCATTTGCACAAAGAATACAATTGTTTGTTGCAAATGGGAGGATCGGATCAATGGGGAAATATCACAACTGGAACCGAATTAGTTCGTCGTATGAATGCCGAAGGTGCCAAAGCATACGCCATGACTTGTCCGTTGATAACTAAGGCAGATGGTTCTAAATTCGGAAAATCAGAGGGCGGGAATGTGTGGTTAACGGCTGATAAAACTTCGGTGTATAAATTTTACCAATTCTGGTTGAACACTACTGATGTGGATGCTGAGAAATACATTAAAATTTTCACCTTTTTAGATAAAGCAACTATTGATGCTTTAATTGTTGAACATCAAGTAGCGCCTCATTTGAGAGTGTTGCAAAGAAAATTAGCGGAAGAAGTAACCACTTTGGTGCATTCTAAAGAAGAATTAGAGAAAGCGATTAAAGCTTCGAATATTCTTTTCGGAAATGCTTCGGCGGCTGATTTGAAGCAATTGGACGAAGCGACTTTCTTAGAAGTTTTTGACGGAGTGCCTCAAGCGGAAATTGCTAAAAATGAAATTGAAGCGGGATTGGATATTGTAACTGTTTTAAATGAAAAAACAGGTTTCTTTAAATCCAATGGAGAGGCGAGAAGAGCCTTGACAGCCAATTCAATTTCGGTAAATAAAGAAAAAATCACTGAAGAATACCAACTTTCAACTAACGATTTAATCAATAATCAGTTTGTGCTTTTACAAAGTGGAAAGAAAAATTATTTTATTGTAAGAGTGAAGTAA
- a CDS encoding NAD-dependent epimerase/dehydratase family protein: MILVTGGTGLVGAHLLLHLVEQGENVRALYRNVSSIEKTKNLFSLYHKSHLFEKIEWIEGDILDIPSLEIAFQNIEFVYHCAALISFDPKEEDAIRKTNIEGTANIVNFCLAFGIKKMLFVSSIAALGDPNAVETTISETTEWNPEKPHSDYAISKYGAEMEVWRGQQEGLNVIIVNPGIILGPGFPEQGSGALFSAVAKGLSFYTLGTTGFIAVTDVIKASIQLMNSDIKNERFTLIENNYSFQEILNCIADCLQVNRPKWHATPFLVNLFWRIDWFLSTFFFQKRKLSRDSAKASFSKSNYDNSKIKAVLNIEFKSVTEYIETIAPIHFIK; encoded by the coding sequence ATGATTTTAGTCACAGGTGGAACGGGTTTAGTAGGCGCACATCTCTTACTTCATTTAGTGGAGCAAGGAGAAAATGTTCGTGCCTTATATCGAAACGTATCTTCCATTGAGAAAACTAAAAATTTGTTTTCCCTTTACCACAAATCCCATTTATTTGAAAAAATTGAATGGATCGAAGGGGATATTCTTGACATTCCTTCTTTGGAAATCGCTTTTCAAAATATTGAATTCGTTTACCATTGTGCTGCTTTGATTTCTTTCGATCCAAAAGAGGAAGATGCGATTCGTAAAACCAATATTGAAGGCACGGCTAACATCGTTAATTTTTGCTTGGCATTCGGAATTAAAAAAATGCTATTTGTGAGTTCAATTGCCGCTTTGGGAGATCCAAATGCAGTTGAAACCACTATTTCAGAAACCACCGAATGGAATCCCGAAAAACCACATAGCGATTATGCCATTTCTAAATACGGTGCCGAAATGGAGGTTTGGCGTGGTCAACAAGAAGGCTTAAACGTAATCATTGTCAATCCAGGAATTATTTTAGGCCCTGGATTTCCAGAACAAGGAAGTGGTGCTTTGTTTTCGGCTGTTGCCAAAGGATTATCATTTTACACTCTTGGAACAACAGGATTTATTGCCGTTACTGATGTAATTAAAGCAAGTATTCAATTGATGAATAGTGACATCAAAAACGAACGATTTACCTTGATAGAAAATAATTATTCGTTTCAAGAAATACTGAATTGCATTGCTGACTGCCTACAAGTAAATAGACCTAAATGGCATGCTACTCCATTTTTAGTGAATCTATTTTGGAGAATCGATTGGTTCTTATCTACTTTTTTCTTTCAAAAAAGAAAACTGTCTCGAGATAGTGCTAAAGCTTCGTTTTCGAAAAGCAACTATGACAATTCTAAAATAAAAGCTGTTTTGAATATTGAATTTAAATCGGTAACCGAATATATTGAAACAATTGCTCCAATTCATTTTATTAAATAA
- a CDS encoding DUF2723 domain-containing protein: MNKADFNFNKWNTILGWFAFAIALVTYTLTVEPTMSFWDCGEYIATAAKLEVGHPPGAPLFQMIGAFFALFAIDNEHIALMVNMTSVVSSAFTILFLFWSSSMILKKIIGSYNEINKDNSIVILGSSFVGALAYTYSDSFWYNAVEAEVYAMASLLIALLLWLGLRWEQEMNTPRGDKWLLIISLVIGLSFGVHFMALLTIPAIGFLYFFKNYKTVTVKNFIIANVVVISILLFIFKMLLPLTMAFFGKTEIFMVNEMGLPFNSGTLFVTLLLIAFFYFGLLYTKQKGLVFYNTIILCTLFILIGFSTWMMLPIRANANTVINENKPSDAAEVLAYYNREQYGVNPLFYGPQYTEAFAGLDKDKPYLDKAPNYERDYTTGKYEITNNFKNAVQNSDDSHKTILPRLWSGDHVENYINFTNPPEFRINYDYPFEEDLAKYGIEAGQLSEEEYNKAIAQLKGEIEKVVLEFRQAYAQKEIDNEGYVAFLKNYGDYLIVEKPSTVDNFRFMFEYQFGYMYVRYLMWNFVGRQNDIQGRYDNLNGNWISGIPFMDSIHLGSQDNLPTDILNNKGRNTYFFLPFILGLIGLMYHASKDRKSFYVLLSLFLFTGIALKIYLNERPFEPRERDYALVGSFYVFAIWIGFGVYSLYESAKKYLAPKIAGPVIIAGSLLAAPILMGFQNWDDHDRSDKYTAVAMAKAYLSSCDKNAILFTIGDNDTFPLWYAQEIENFRTDVKIVNTSLFMTDWYIDQMKMKSYESDPLPISFTHDEYVGDKLDYVAHIPKIETRWDVKDFISFIKNPKSTVEMQNGQTIHFYPTNKIRIPIDKNTIIKNKVVNPKYNDSIVSAIDIDIKGNAVYKNRLMMLDIVANNNWKRPIYFSGGAFDNEDYLWMKEFLQLEGMVYKLVPVRTRLPKGSSQIDMGQIDTDIMFDKVMQWEWGNSESLSIYHDPETRRNSITYRMNLSRLMTRLIAEGKMDKAKKVIDLAMTKMPVDQFEYYSLVDPFAKGYYDVGEKAKAQKLLNQLIGKYTENLNYYSHLSSTEQVDIAIEIVTDIERYRGLLEIMKESGDTALYEKSKKTFNNYISIFERFGRDKE, translated from the coding sequence ATGAATAAGGCCGATTTCAATTTTAATAAATGGAATACTATTTTAGGTTGGTTTGCATTTGCAATAGCATTAGTAACCTATACCCTAACCGTTGAACCAACGATGAGTTTCTGGGATTGTGGAGAATACATTGCTACAGCTGCAAAACTAGAAGTGGGTCACCCTCCAGGAGCGCCTTTATTTCAGATGATTGGGGCATTTTTTGCACTGTTTGCCATAGACAATGAGCATATTGCCTTGATGGTAAATATGACCTCAGTGGTCTCTAGTGCTTTCACCATTTTGTTTTTATTCTGGTCATCGAGTATGATTTTGAAAAAAATCATTGGTTCGTATAATGAAATTAATAAAGATAATTCGATTGTTATTCTAGGAAGTTCGTTTGTGGGCGCATTAGCCTATACTTATTCTGATAGTTTTTGGTACAATGCTGTAGAAGCCGAAGTGTATGCTATGGCATCCTTATTAATTGCTTTATTGCTATGGTTGGGATTGCGTTGGGAACAAGAAATGAATACGCCAAGAGGCGATAAATGGCTGTTGATCATTTCACTTGTTATCGGACTTTCCTTTGGAGTTCACTTTATGGCTTTATTGACAATTCCAGCGATTGGATTTTTATATTTTTTCAAAAATTACAAAACCGTTACCGTTAAGAATTTCATCATTGCCAATGTGGTAGTAATTTCTATTTTGTTGTTCATCTTCAAAATGTTATTGCCGTTAACTATGGCTTTCTTTGGAAAAACCGAAATTTTCATGGTTAATGAAATGGGATTACCATTTAATTCAGGAACTCTATTTGTAACCCTTTTACTAATTGCATTTTTCTATTTTGGATTGCTTTACACCAAACAAAAAGGTTTAGTTTTCTATAATACCATTATCCTTTGTACACTTTTCATTTTAATTGGATTTTCCACTTGGATGATGTTACCTATTCGTGCTAATGCTAATACTGTAATTAACGAAAACAAACCTTCGGATGCTGCCGAAGTACTTGCCTATTACAACAGAGAACAATATGGTGTCAATCCACTTTTTTACGGACCACAATACACAGAAGCTTTTGCAGGTTTAGATAAAGACAAGCCGTATTTAGATAAAGCGCCAAACTACGAAAGAGACTACACCACAGGCAAATATGAAATTACTAATAATTTCAAAAATGCTGTGCAAAATAGCGATGATAGTCACAAGACCATTTTACCAAGATTGTGGAGTGGAGATCATGTAGAAAATTATATCAACTTCACTAATCCGCCTGAGTTTAGAATTAATTACGACTATCCTTTCGAAGAGGATTTAGCCAAATACGGAATCGAAGCAGGACAATTAAGCGAAGAAGAGTACAATAAAGCCATAGCCCAACTAAAAGGCGAAATTGAAAAAGTAGTGCTTGAGTTTAGACAAGCTTACGCTCAAAAAGAAATTGACAATGAAGGCTATGTAGCCTTCTTAAAAAACTATGGCGATTATTTGATTGTTGAAAAACCATCAACGGTTGATAATTTTCGTTTTATGTTTGAATACCAATTTGGCTATATGTATGTGAGGTATTTGATGTGGAATTTTGTAGGTCGCCAAAATGATATTCAAGGGCGTTACGACAATTTGAATGGAAACTGGATTAGTGGTATACCGTTTATGGATAGCATACATCTTGGTTCTCAAGACAATTTACCAACCGATATTTTGAACAACAAAGGACGTAACACTTATTTCTTCTTGCCTTTTATCCTAGGGTTAATTGGATTGATGTACCACGCTAGCAAAGACCGAAAAAGTTTTTATGTATTACTATCCTTATTCTTATTTACAGGAATAGCCTTAAAAATTTACTTAAACGAAAGACCATTCGAACCTCGTGAACGCGATTATGCCTTAGTAGGATCGTTTTATGTATTTGCTATTTGGATTGGTTTTGGTGTGTATTCACTATATGAAAGCGCCAAAAAATATTTGGCACCAAAAATTGCTGGACCGGTTATTATTGCTGGTAGTTTATTAGCTGCACCTATTTTAATGGGATTCCAAAATTGGGATGACCACGACCGTTCTGATAAATATACGGCAGTTGCAATGGCTAAAGCCTATTTAAGTTCGTGTGATAAAAATGCCATCTTATTTACTATTGGAGATAATGATACCTTTCCACTTTGGTATGCACAAGAAATTGAAAATTTCAGAACGGATGTTAAGATTGTCAATACAAGTCTTTTTATGACTGATTGGTACATAGACCAAATGAAAATGAAAAGTTACGAATCAGATCCGCTTCCAATTTCATTTACGCATGACGAATATGTTGGTGATAAATTAGATTATGTAGCGCATATCCCAAAAATCGAAACGCGCTGGGATGTTAAAGATTTTATTTCGTTTATTAAAAACCCTAAGTCAACCGTTGAAATGCAAAATGGGCAAACTATCCATTTTTATCCAACCAATAAAATTAGAATTCCAATTGATAAAAACACCATTATTAAAAACAAAGTGGTGAATCCAAAATACAATGACTCTATCGTATCGGCGATTGATATTGATATTAAAGGAAATGCTGTTTACAAAAACAGGTTAATGATGTTAGATATTGTGGCTAATAATAATTGGAAACGTCCAATTTATTTTAGCGGAGGCGCTTTTGATAACGAGGATTACCTTTGGATGAAAGAATTCCTTCAATTAGAAGGAATGGTTTATAAATTAGTTCCTGTTAGAACACGATTACCAAAAGGTTCTAGCCAAATTGACATGGGTCAAATTGATACTGATATCATGTTTGATAAAGTAATGCAATGGGAATGGGGTAACAGTGAAAGTTTATCTATTTATCATGATCCAGAAACACGAAGAAATAGCATTACCTATCGAATGAATTTATCTCGATTAATGACTAGACTTATTGCAGAAGGTAAAATGGACAAGGCTAAAAAAGTAATTGATTTAGCAATGACAAAAATGCCTGTAGATCAATTTGAATACTATTCGTTGGTAGATCCTTTTGCAAAAGGCTATTATGATGTGGGCGAAAAAGCTAAAGCGCAAAAGTTATTAAATCAATTGATTGGTAAATACACTGAAAACTTAAACTATTACAGCCATTTGTCTTCAACAGAGCAAGTGGACATAGCTATAGAAATTGTAACCGATATAGAGCGTTATCGTGGTTTATTAGAAATTATGAAAGAAAGTGGCGACACTGCTTTATACGAAAAATCGAAAAAGACATTCAACAATTACATCAGTATTTTTGAACGCTTTGGAAGAGATAAAGAATAA
- a CDS encoding DUF4296 domain-containing protein yields the protein MKKSISLLAILALLGCKEDLVKKPDLLIEKSKMMEIMYDLALLEAIKYQNPAVLDSNQIRPKQFIYKKYKIDSLQLAQNNRYYAADYKSYKVMFESVVKRIESEKKRANAIIKLEEKKKKIKIAQLKKKRQLAKKSKDSIAVVKTKKGSI from the coding sequence ATGAAAAAGAGTATTTCATTATTGGCGATTTTAGCTCTTTTAGGGTGCAAAGAAGATTTGGTTAAAAAACCAGACCTGCTTATTGAGAAATCGAAGATGATGGAAATTATGTATGATTTAGCCTTATTAGAGGCTATTAAATACCAAAATCCAGCTGTTTTGGATTCAAATCAAATTCGGCCAAAACAGTTTATCTATAAGAAATACAAAATAGACAGCCTGCAATTAGCGCAAAACAATAGGTATTACGCTGCCGATTACAAAAGCTATAAGGTAATGTTTGAATCAGTAGTTAAGCGAATCGAAAGCGAAAAGAAACGAGCAAATGCAATTATTAAATTAGAAGAGAAAAAGAAAAAAATCAAAATTGCTCAACTAAAAAAGAAAAGACAGCTTGCTAAAAAAAGTAAAGATTCAATTGCAGTAGTTAAAACAAAAAAAGGCAGTATTTAA